The Haloplanus sp. CK5-1 genome contains a region encoding:
- a CDS encoding transposase, with the protein MSTDSSKKRPELTEKTVVVVDQFTKRVGTVQRRGWYPIGSNPTIETSNSWDKVTVLGAVTDDGDSFYCWTEENLTSKQGIWLLGALQEKFGEELVVFLDRAGYFYNRDLWEHVSDERSTETVEDSSVECVRGDEEGEEHLDVWYFPSKLPELNPIEGCWDRLNEWFKHRLIPDLSALKQQIQRGLSTVSEPNIWNYLCP; encoded by the coding sequence ATTTCAACAGACAGTTCAAAAAAACGACCTGAACTGACCGAGAAAACCGTTGTTGTCGTCGATCAGTTTACCAAACGCGTCGGCACTGTTCAACGCCGTGGCTGGTACCCGATTGGGTCAAATCCGACGATAGAGACATCGAACTCATGGGATAAGGTGACAGTGCTTGGCGCTGTCACCGACGACGGTGACAGCTTCTACTGTTGGACCGAAGAGAATCTCACGTCAAAACAAGGCATTTGGCTGCTTGGTGCGCTCCAAGAGAAATTCGGTGAAGAACTGGTTGTGTTTCTTGACCGTGCTGGGTACTTCTACAACAGAGATCTCTGGGAGCATGTTAGTGATGAGCGCTCGACCGAGACTGTCGAAGACAGTTCGGTCGAGTGCGTGCGCGGAGATGAGGAAGGTGAAGAGCATCTCGATGTCTGGTACTTTCCGTCGAAATTGCCGGAACTCAACCCGATCGAAGGGTGCTGGGATCGACTCAACGAATGGTTCAAGCATCGTCTCATTCCTGATCTCTCAGCGCTAAAACAGCAGATTCAACGAGGACTCTCTACAGTGTCTGAACCGAATATCTGGAACTATCTCTGTCCATGA
- a CDS encoding sacsin N-terminal ATP-binding-like domain-containing protein: MLSESDLYERWRNRWGDFLEDVDEAAGDDRVADALRDKVIIGNAERKIAGGHEGREILELLQNARDAIREGDRDSGRVYVGVYDEGVLVANTGSRFDFFDPQVENAVTMIGETGKGDEDDDQSIGHKGVGLKSILATGDSFEIYTRPEEDSEDILGVRLSRSYLIASLLTRLGYNVDVETLTTDIKDTELAAILQEQSVTGSNDLSADLREDLSKLPLFNFPAPVDLTASKTESDPIVQRATSLLRDVGTDEYGHTVEEPFRTAVFVRYRDDAWRDLLEAWDIPEPEEDQGDIETRPERIWKYLSQTADDESGLQPETLVQLGHIDELHLERIHGGNGGVETAEYWEIDRERSESVTHDELTHDDVRVAVYQGSDSNPIAVRGFDQFAFDDGGDFGTRLLVNKLPDSQDHETTPIQSYPLYLFYPIQNTSNNPFPFCLHGRFRVETNRKDLSRNNSDHNQAVLEEAIDLISAVGIETAEAQHQNSNDYSDLYPWILLPSQPDVEVTDPSTPTELLQWFNTALFERLREIDCIPTASTNPVSAAETLLHWNADILTGYSAYHTIQRQLEQSSSVDHAESELRPIPATEILTTYQQFPADWSNRIQALVGPEDPLEASRAIANEWARTLAQTLAVSDESEPAVATAATPARELLTGTVSLLVEGTEGDDDLREFLQEHADVFDGVLLLPCKIQNDSDDDRVFLTRLERRRADGGAQHDSSSRSVIWDIESAAQSVDYPPTPPEKSNFTVYFLDEPVQESGHVNRVLSRAGRAWGLRAYEGIPSFFRSLLDAFVDGGHDTIHPIDFAFLAVLIDRLGSESNDLQADEGSFFPIEYLRTAIEQGEGGDQRQNLRRRVDLRENDLILPGAQSAQPLAATVLDDDWQQYRAQATTSDSETETTDDWTALATEVYPGDVWPSPEPIRERIQRPVSNQDLARTLSLLGAATLPGIQIVWMYGDQHPRMQRSPHWNPDEWDTESFSSGIPDKISHLQQTLRSYDSEYQTLVTAPEYHPTDTADHSSKCDVKHDRILDDVTLSSWTWIDDTDRLASHGNAVRELLRRHGDAYIDTLLQTGWCCSHGHKRRTWTQRVPTLFNWQLRTLSIWEPMLDTHEDVVDQWEAETTRLRYAVVRTSTRGAQAARLFPHVTEETVDEFSADVLETLGVKPITELNATEAADHLQALQEALAAEGLNEDTPVPLTIPPDRTNDWQQAYTRLLQPLMHQLPDDVESGELTDWPFLTHLPLREGNSWVAAPLDWIDRHADDRIRHYEAQSPKPWETQEVEDNDYFVLHQPAEGPFSRLTDALGVEKVDASKLVLEQDALDFVGDSYSGQLEQFRTELLDRRDLLVASTERTDEAEIKQTADEITAAARDLKVAESFPDRALRQLSDDRSALYRTTDSNDALLFNETALDGDLTLDALAMGLALLVERPTKVATFREALQPDIEIRDLETRWAQLTFPIETVKELLGTRETRQFEARIDAVSDLLDAITGSPIEQRNDALNAIAEVEPAVLDAIEQWLAHGETPASDQHPEESIEALVTTIRARVPDDLAFVLSLLFDSSPQSDSWPEALEAADLGSSTEGTIIQWLADHRRTLHSHPFDPDIPNRYGRLLTVKQAVENTDSEELTELETWRSRLQAFTTNDQTDLPWTAEIPESLAESLDCPPRLFYLTVDTRLETVIEHELDTIDTLLPDDAEGWRPAIRRYIDDGTFPEPTTDSGAQEHQNQAFSDITSSVGDGDSISFSPDTDSQSGLPTPERASPTLTVSGGSSGSGGGSSQFRGRGQQAEAYVMAGILERTADWIEDNPGGVFRHLRSGFQQLYKNQQGTNFKWHVDTAWENRLLNILDDMGRLSEQQIVDWQDRLQDGEQLRDFPFIQLINVTMERGPGFDVIDPFGPVTQEAQSDGFGLTFTPVEVKAVNGREPPFRFRLTTNEYRRCKAFIREGDTSYVIRLVSVPDVDTLNWPQQTAVASEKILDTVEDVETMITEQGFENVVKGGYMNMEIE, encoded by the coding sequence ATGCTTTCGGAATCCGATCTCTACGAACGTTGGCGGAACCGATGGGGAGATTTTCTGGAAGATGTTGATGAAGCGGCTGGTGATGATCGTGTTGCCGATGCGCTTCGTGACAAGGTCATCATCGGTAACGCTGAGCGCAAGATAGCAGGCGGGCACGAAGGACGAGAGATCCTTGAGCTGCTGCAGAATGCCCGTGACGCGATCCGCGAGGGTGACCGTGATAGCGGGCGAGTCTACGTGGGGGTGTACGACGAGGGGGTGTTGGTGGCGAACACCGGCAGCCGATTCGATTTCTTTGATCCACAGGTCGAGAACGCAGTAACGATGATTGGCGAGACAGGGAAGGGCGACGAAGATGATGATCAATCTATCGGTCACAAAGGTGTTGGGCTGAAATCGATTCTCGCTACTGGCGATTCGTTCGAGATCTACACCCGACCAGAGGAGGATTCCGAGGATATTCTCGGGGTTCGTTTGAGTCGCTCGTATCTTATTGCGTCCTTGTTGACTCGTCTTGGCTATAATGTCGATGTCGAAACGCTGACCACTGATATCAAAGACACAGAACTCGCAGCCATCCTCCAGGAGCAATCGGTGACCGGCTCCAATGATCTGTCCGCGGATCTTCGTGAAGACCTCTCAAAGTTACCGCTGTTCAATTTCCCGGCTCCAGTGGATCTGACTGCGTCAAAGACGGAATCCGACCCGATTGTCCAACGGGCGACATCGCTCCTTCGGGATGTTGGGACGGATGAATACGGACACACAGTTGAGGAGCCATTCAGAACAGCTGTCTTCGTTCGGTATCGAGACGATGCTTGGCGCGATCTGCTTGAGGCGTGGGATATCCCGGAACCGGAAGAAGATCAAGGCGACATCGAAACCCGGCCAGAACGCATCTGGAAGTACCTCTCACAAACGGCTGATGATGAATCAGGGCTTCAGCCCGAAACACTGGTTCAACTCGGTCATATCGACGAACTGCACCTAGAACGGATTCACGGTGGGAACGGGGGTGTTGAAACAGCCGAATATTGGGAGATTGACCGTGAGCGATCGGAGTCGGTTACTCACGACGAACTGACGCATGATGACGTTCGCGTTGCTGTCTATCAGGGGTCCGACTCAAACCCGATCGCTGTCAGGGGATTTGATCAATTCGCGTTCGACGATGGGGGTGACTTCGGCACCCGACTACTCGTCAATAAACTCCCGGACAGCCAAGATCACGAGACAACTCCGATTCAGAGTTATCCGTTGTACCTCTTCTATCCGATTCAAAACACGTCAAACAACCCCTTCCCCTTCTGTCTTCACGGCCGCTTTAGGGTCGAAACCAACCGCAAGGATCTCAGTCGAAACAATTCAGATCATAATCAGGCTGTCCTCGAAGAGGCCATCGATCTGATTTCAGCGGTCGGGATAGAAACAGCAGAAGCTCAACACCAGAACTCGAACGACTACAGCGATCTCTATCCTTGGATTCTCCTCCCCTCGCAACCGGACGTGGAGGTCACAGATCCATCGACTCCGACGGAACTGCTCCAGTGGTTCAACACAGCTCTCTTCGAGCGATTACGTGAGATCGATTGTATCCCGACAGCCTCAACGAATCCGGTGTCGGCAGCCGAGACACTGTTGCACTGGAACGCTGACATTCTCACTGGCTACAGTGCCTACCACACCATCCAAAGACAACTCGAACAGTCCTCATCAGTGGACCATGCTGAGTCAGAGCTGCGCCCAATTCCTGCGACAGAGATCCTCACGACGTATCAGCAGTTTCCTGCAGACTGGTCTAACCGCATTCAGGCTCTCGTGGGACCAGAGGATCCCTTGGAGGCGAGCAGAGCGATTGCGAACGAGTGGGCTCGAACTCTTGCCCAAACGCTTGCTGTAAGCGACGAGAGCGAACCCGCGGTTGCGACAGCGGCTACCCCGGCTCGGGAATTACTCACCGGTACCGTCTCACTCTTAGTCGAAGGCACGGAGGGCGATGATGATCTCCGAGAGTTCCTTCAAGAGCATGCTGACGTATTCGATGGCGTGCTTCTGCTGCCGTGTAAGATTCAAAATGATTCAGATGATGACCGGGTGTTTTTGACACGACTTGAGCGACGGCGTGCAGATGGCGGTGCGCAGCACGACAGTAGCTCCCGGTCGGTCATTTGGGATATCGAATCCGCCGCACAGAGTGTTGATTATCCGCCGACACCGCCCGAGAAGTCGAACTTCACGGTGTACTTCCTGGACGAGCCTGTTCAAGAGTCCGGGCACGTCAACCGGGTGTTGAGCCGGGCTGGCCGCGCGTGGGGACTCCGGGCGTATGAGGGCATTCCGAGTTTCTTCCGGTCATTGCTTGACGCGTTCGTCGATGGCGGTCATGACACCATCCATCCAATTGACTTCGCGTTTCTCGCGGTCCTTATCGACCGACTCGGTAGCGAATCCAACGATCTACAGGCAGACGAGGGATCGTTCTTCCCGATAGAGTATCTTCGAACCGCAATCGAACAGGGCGAAGGCGGCGATCAGCGACAGAACTTGCGTCGGCGCGTTGACCTCCGAGAGAACGATCTCATCTTACCCGGGGCACAATCAGCTCAGCCACTCGCCGCGACAGTGCTCGACGACGACTGGCAGCAGTATCGGGCGCAAGCAACGACCAGTGATTCCGAAACCGAGACGACAGATGACTGGACAGCTCTTGCGACGGAGGTCTATCCTGGAGACGTGTGGCCTTCGCCAGAGCCTATCCGTGAGCGTATTCAGCGGCCAGTCAGCAACCAGGACTTAGCGAGGACGCTCTCGTTGCTCGGAGCGGCAACGCTTCCCGGTATCCAGATCGTCTGGATGTACGGCGACCAGCATCCGCGGATGCAACGATCGCCACATTGGAATCCAGACGAATGGGACACCGAGAGCTTCAGTTCGGGTATACCCGATAAAATCAGTCATCTTCAGCAGACCCTCAGGTCATACGACAGTGAGTATCAAACCCTGGTCACGGCACCGGAGTACCATCCGACCGATACGGCCGACCACTCCTCAAAATGTGATGTCAAGCATGATCGCATTCTCGACGACGTAACCCTCTCATCATGGACTTGGATCGATGATACCGATCGATTGGCATCCCACGGTAACGCGGTTCGAGAGCTCCTCCGTCGGCATGGCGACGCCTACATTGACACACTTCTCCAGACTGGCTGGTGTTGCAGTCACGGCCATAAGCGTCGAACATGGACCCAACGGGTCCCAACGCTGTTCAACTGGCAACTCCGAACACTCTCGATTTGGGAGCCGATGCTGGACACACACGAGGATGTTGTCGATCAATGGGAAGCCGAAACGACTCGGCTCCGATATGCAGTCGTCAGAACAAGCACGCGGGGTGCGCAAGCTGCTAGGCTATTCCCCCACGTGACTGAAGAGACAGTAGACGAGTTCTCGGCAGATGTGCTGGAGACACTCGGTGTCAAGCCGATCACCGAATTGAATGCGACAGAGGCTGCCGACCATCTTCAAGCACTCCAGGAAGCGCTCGCAGCAGAAGGGTTGAACGAGGACACGCCAGTACCACTGACGATCCCCCCGGATCGGACGAACGACTGGCAGCAGGCATATACACGACTACTGCAACCCCTGATGCATCAGCTCCCGGACGATGTTGAGTCAGGTGAACTTACCGATTGGCCGTTCCTTACCCACCTTCCACTCCGGGAGGGGAACAGTTGGGTCGCAGCACCGCTTGACTGGATCGATCGCCATGCCGACGATCGCATTCGCCATTACGAAGCACAGTCTCCCAAGCCGTGGGAAACCCAAGAGGTCGAAGACAACGACTATTTCGTGCTTCATCAACCAGCTGAAGGCCCGTTCAGCCGTCTCACAGACGCTCTTGGAGTCGAGAAGGTCGATGCCTCGAAACTCGTTCTTGAGCAGGATGCCCTTGATTTCGTGGGCGACAGCTACTCGGGTCAACTTGAACAGTTCCGTACCGAGTTGTTAGATCGGCGAGATTTGCTCGTCGCCTCGACTGAGCGAACAGATGAAGCTGAAATCAAACAAACGGCAGACGAGATTACCGCGGCAGCACGCGACTTAAAAGTCGCCGAATCGTTCCCTGATCGCGCATTACGGCAGCTATCCGACGACAGGTCAGCACTCTACCGAACCACGGACAGCAACGACGCGCTGCTGTTTAATGAGACAGCACTCGATGGTGATCTCACGCTGGATGCACTTGCAATGGGGCTTGCCCTCCTGGTCGAACGACCCACAAAAGTAGCGACGTTCCGAGAAGCACTTCAGCCGGATATCGAGATTCGTGATCTCGAAACCCGATGGGCGCAGCTGACGTTCCCCATCGAGACAGTCAAAGAACTACTCGGCACCCGGGAAACCCGCCAATTTGAAGCCCGTATCGATGCTGTATCAGATCTCCTGGATGCGATTACTGGCTCCCCAATCGAGCAGCGTAACGACGCCCTGAACGCGATTGCCGAGGTTGAACCTGCAGTTCTTGATGCTATCGAACAGTGGCTCGCACATGGTGAAACACCTGCCTCGGACCAACACCCGGAAGAGTCAATCGAGGCTCTCGTTACAACCATTCGTGCCCGTGTCCCTGACGACCTTGCGTTCGTGCTTTCGTTGCTGTTCGATTCATCACCACAGAGTGATTCGTGGCCTGAGGCGCTTGAAGCAGCCGACCTCGGTTCATCGACGGAAGGGACTATTATTCAGTGGTTAGCAGACCATCGCCGAACGCTTCACTCACACCCTTTCGATCCTGATATCCCGAATCGATATGGTCGGCTCTTGACCGTGAAGCAGGCGGTCGAAAATACGGATTCGGAGGAACTCACCGAACTGGAAACGTGGCGATCTCGACTCCAGGCGTTCACCACCAACGACCAGACGGATCTCCCTTGGACAGCAGAAATCCCCGAGTCACTCGCTGAGAGTCTTGATTGCCCACCGCGGTTATTCTATCTGACCGTCGATACCCGGTTAGAAACGGTCATCGAACACGAATTGGACACAATCGACACGTTACTGCCAGACGACGCTGAGGGCTGGCGACCTGCTATCCGGCGATACATTGACGACGGGACGTTTCCAGAGCCGACCACTGACAGCGGTGCCCAAGAACATCAAAACCAGGCCTTCTCGGATATCACATCGTCTGTTGGGGATGGAGACAGCATTTCATTCTCCCCCGATACCGACAGCCAAAGTGGCCTCCCAACTCCGGAACGCGCGTCACCGACATTGACGGTATCGGGTGGGTCTAGTGGATCCGGTGGTGGAAGTTCACAGTTCCGCGGTCGGGGACAGCAGGCAGAGGCGTACGTCATGGCTGGAATTCTCGAACGGACTGCTGACTGGATAGAGGACAATCCTGGCGGTGTGTTCCGGCACCTTCGAAGCGGATTCCAGCAACTCTACAAGAATCAGCAAGGCACGAATTTTAAGTGGCATGTCGATACTGCATGGGAGAACCGCCTTCTGAACATTCTCGATGATATGGGGAGACTCTCGGAGCAGCAGATCGTCGATTGGCAGGATCGTCTGCAAGACGGCGAACAACTCAGAGACTTTCCGTTTATTCAGCTTATCAACGTGACGATGGAGCGCGGTCCTGGTTTCGACGTTATTGACCCATTTGGTCCGGTTACACAAGAAGCGCAGTCAGACGGGTTCGGGCTCACGTTCACGCCTGTCGAAGTGAAAGCAGTCAATGGACGTGAGCCACCGTTCCGCTTCCGCCTGACGACTAATGAGTACCGCCGGTGTAAAGCGTTCATTCGAGAGGGAGACACTTCGTATGTTATTCGTCTCGTGAGTGTGCCCGACGTTGATACGCTAAATTGGCCGCAGCAGACGGCGGTTGCCTCCGAGAAGATCCTAGATACGGTTGAGGACGTCGAGACCATGATAACAGAGCAGGGCTTCGAGAATGTCGTCAAAGGCGGCTACATGAACATGGAAATCGAGTAA
- a CDS encoding DNA helicase UvrD, with translation MTDWRSFDGTLLEVPFGSETVQSVAVEQYRDILVDHDHEDVLVLTGSPTSMTTFREVLGDECPGAAVPYVTSVIVHATDVINRTDDRAILSDAMRREIIHRFLADQEWDHEYFQQASEQESFISDIADLLETATWQNVTFDTTPELLEVATVRDEFHAWLDANDHLERGQMVTKATEILADPDEDVLDVDAVLAIEFEEFVESDRRYLQNLADGRDLVCIAETDASIRRTWTETGPVTDHVSFTDHETVDATPPATRPAATAAYFARDEVPTDPDTGDVQVLVAETADDELERIADEIEQIREQQDVAYEDIAVALKYSGEAVIEAMQALEQAGIPTESATVIGFGDDPAIRELLQVVYTLASETELDAEDAVTVEDPDLTDELRTALAEMDHLGEAVRRWASESGLKERVAADTAPLTARTRFSNVRRAFNMADFLEDTAFMDATWASLAEMLTRAHEYAPQQNQTSAIERDGGVRVDHVRALKNGSFRVVFIPQVTDERYPGQPQLSSLFPQERVTRMPDYPGVSQVEADAVTATFTTDSTASSRPVRQYHAEHARRLLAVGAASATERLYVSLHTHEDTALDERVQPSRFLADAYRECPWLTDADEAPINSELAAEKFLLSRVDKALADVRRANSQDVTISLDDVETDFAEIQALLADSGERGEQLREALHARLDFAAGRVHRE, from the coding sequence ATGACTGACTGGCGTTCCTTTGATGGCACACTACTCGAAGTCCCCTTCGGGTCAGAAACCGTTCAGTCGGTCGCTGTTGAACAGTACCGCGACATCCTCGTAGACCACGACCACGAGGACGTACTCGTCCTCACAGGCTCACCGACGAGTATGACGACGTTCAGGGAGGTGCTCGGCGACGAGTGTCCGGGCGCTGCGGTCCCGTATGTGACCTCGGTGATCGTCCACGCGACGGACGTTATCAACCGTACGGACGACCGGGCGATCCTCTCGGACGCGATGCGGCGGGAAATCATCCACAGGTTCCTGGCGGACCAGGAGTGGGACCACGAGTACTTTCAGCAGGCATCGGAACAAGAGTCCTTCATTAGTGATATTGCCGACTTGCTGGAGACCGCGACCTGGCAGAACGTCACGTTCGACACGACACCCGAACTCCTAGAAGTCGCCACAGTGCGTGACGAGTTCCATGCCTGGCTGGACGCCAACGACCATTTAGAGCGTGGACAGATGGTCACGAAGGCGACTGAAATCCTCGCTGACCCGGACGAAGATGTGCTTGATGTTGATGCGGTGCTTGCCATCGAATTCGAGGAATTCGTTGAGTCCGATCGTCGCTATCTACAGAACCTGGCCGACGGTCGAGACCTCGTCTGTATTGCGGAAACCGACGCCAGCATCAGGCGCACGTGGACCGAGACAGGCCCGGTAACCGACCACGTCTCGTTTACCGACCATGAGACGGTTGACGCAACACCGCCGGCGACGCGCCCGGCAGCCACAGCCGCGTATTTCGCCCGGGATGAGGTACCTACTGACCCCGACACCGGGGACGTGCAGGTTCTCGTTGCGGAGACGGCTGATGACGAACTGGAGCGCATCGCCGATGAGATCGAGCAGATCCGCGAGCAGCAGGACGTCGCATACGAGGACATCGCGGTCGCGTTGAAGTACAGTGGCGAGGCCGTCATCGAGGCGATGCAGGCGCTTGAACAGGCCGGCATCCCGACCGAATCGGCGACTGTCATCGGGTTCGGTGACGATCCAGCGATTCGTGAACTTCTTCAGGTGGTCTATACACTTGCGAGCGAAACCGAGCTGGACGCCGAAGATGCAGTAACGGTCGAGGATCCTGACCTCACAGACGAACTCCGGACAGCACTCGCCGAGATGGACCACCTCGGGGAAGCGGTTCGCAGATGGGCAAGTGAATCGGGGCTGAAAGAACGGGTCGCAGCTGATACGGCACCGCTCACCGCCCGCACCCGATTTTCGAACGTCCGCCGTGCGTTCAACATGGCTGATTTCCTCGAAGACACGGCGTTCATGGACGCGACGTGGGCCTCGCTCGCGGAGATGCTGACACGAGCCCACGAGTATGCACCCCAACAGAACCAGACCAGTGCGATTGAGCGCGATGGCGGCGTCCGCGTGGACCACGTCCGAGCGCTCAAGAACGGCTCGTTCCGCGTCGTGTTCATTCCGCAGGTGACCGACGAACGGTACCCCGGCCAACCACAACTCAGCAGTCTGTTCCCGCAGGAACGGGTCACGCGTATGCCGGACTATCCCGGGGTCTCGCAGGTCGAGGCCGATGCTGTCACGGCCACGTTCACAACGGATTCGACAGCATCGAGCCGCCCGGTACGCCAGTATCACGCCGAGCACGCACGTAGGTTGCTCGCGGTCGGAGCCGCAAGTGCGACAGAACGCCTCTATGTGAGTCTGCACACCCACGAGGATACGGCACTCGACGAACGGGTCCAGCCGTCACGTTTCCTCGCGGATGCGTACCGAGAGTGTCCATGGCTGACAGACGCAGACGAGGCACCGATCAACTCAGAACTCGCAGCCGAGAAGTTCCTCCTCTCACGGGTTGACAAGGCCCTCGCAGATGTCCGTCGTGCGAACAGTCAGGACGTGACTATCTCGCTCGATGATGTTGAAACCGACTTCGCCGAAATCCAGGCGTTACTCGCCGATAGTGGCGAGCGCGGTGAGCAACTTCGGGAGGCACTGCATGCACGGCTCGATTTCGCTGCCGGGAGGGTTCACCGTGAGTAA
- a CDS encoding helix-turn-helix domain-containing protein, whose product MGRLDDITLEELHELREQTEGEIPRERVLAAIGRKQGDEIDRLAERHDVVEKTIRNWLDRFDEEPIEQAPYDQSRPGRPSKLADNQREELFDHLQEPPTERGYDQQAWSTKLLLHHVREEYDVEYSKGHGRKLMGKAGLSCRTARPRNHEADTEKEAEFQQTVQKNDLN is encoded by the coding sequence ATGGGCCGGCTGGACGATATTACTCTGGAAGAACTCCACGAGTTACGTGAGCAAACGGAAGGAGAGATCCCGCGAGAACGTGTTCTCGCGGCGATCGGCCGGAAGCAGGGTGATGAAATCGACAGACTCGCCGAACGCCACGATGTTGTCGAGAAAACGATCCGCAATTGGCTCGATCGGTTCGACGAAGAACCGATCGAGCAGGCACCCTACGACCAGTCTCGACCTGGACGGCCCTCGAAACTTGCAGACAATCAGCGCGAGGAGTTGTTCGATCATCTGCAAGAGCCACCAACTGAGCGGGGCTACGATCAGCAAGCGTGGTCAACGAAGCTCCTGTTACACCACGTTAGAGAGGAGTATGATGTCGAATACAGCAAGGGTCATGGACGAAAGTTGATGGGGAAGGCCGGGCTGTCCTGCCGGACAGCACGGCCGCGCAATCACGAAGCTGACACAGAGAAAGAGGCCGAATTTCAACAGACAGTTCAAAAAAACGACCTGAACTGA
- a CDS encoding PD-(D/E)XK nuclease family protein — translation MSNTNDDGTVYLSPSRLATYADCQRKFDHDYVKDVSTPDQNRLYLNQGLAYHETIEAVCEATDPDDDADVIYRRAMDAFDEKWEANLDPDEYETRAHQDYQRAENCAAIEAFFDPEGGDGIRHARRSVATEKWLESIHDGLGLHGYADNVLRTEDGLHIIDYKRRLSGIITSYTAKYLEEHLNGETHEPGRVKNAFQTATYIEGVKQSNLYEEGMDVRFTFYALFYETTAESTPDGFEISVRGRPRETTGVYDEYYDTIWGLIETAHEGITSGAHAPEPFELINEEACSDCDYREMCPEYLAEEVRR, via the coding sequence GTGAGTAACACCAACGACGATGGCACCGTGTACTTGTCGCCATCACGGCTGGCGACGTATGCGGACTGTCAGCGGAAGTTCGACCACGACTACGTGAAAGACGTCTCGACGCCCGACCAGAATCGCCTCTATCTCAATCAGGGGCTGGCGTATCATGAGACAATCGAGGCCGTCTGCGAGGCGACCGATCCTGACGACGATGCTGACGTGATTTATCGCCGCGCCATGGACGCTTTCGACGAGAAGTGGGAGGCCAACCTCGACCCCGATGAATACGAGACACGCGCCCACCAGGACTACCAACGTGCGGAGAACTGTGCGGCGATCGAGGCGTTCTTTGATCCTGAGGGTGGGGACGGGATTCGGCACGCTCGACGGTCAGTTGCTACCGAGAAATGGCTTGAATCCATCCATGATGGTCTCGGGCTGCACGGGTACGCAGACAACGTCCTTCGGACTGAGGATGGCCTCCACATAATCGACTACAAACGCCGACTCAGCGGTATCATCACGTCCTACACGGCGAAATACCTCGAAGAACACCTGAATGGAGAAACGCACGAACCGGGACGGGTGAAGAATGCGTTCCAGACGGCCACCTACATCGAGGGCGTCAAGCAATCCAACCTGTACGAGGAGGGGATGGACGTTCGGTTCACCTTCTACGCGCTGTTCTACGAGACGACCGCTGAGAGTACGCCAGATGGGTTCGAAATATCGGTTCGTGGACGGCCGCGAGAAACAACTGGTGTGTACGACGAATACTACGACACGATTTGGGGCCTCATCGAAACAGCCCACGAGGGTATCACGAGCGGTGCTCACGCGCCAGAGCCCTTCGAGTTGATCAACGAGGAAGCGTGTTCTGATTGTGACTACCGGGAGATGTGCCCTGAGTATCTCGCCGAGGAGGTGCGACGATGA